A stretch of the Marasmius oreades isolate 03SP1 chromosome 8, whole genome shotgun sequence genome encodes the following:
- a CDS encoding uncharacterized protein (CAZy:AA2) codes for MRYFLTPLALASSAAVMAQAKMFHWPNRQMEMLDTVFFEQTAFQTPVSKCVVRDNSTVAAQWVRMAFHDIATHNIDDGTGGMDSSVFFELDRGENAGLARAFPDFLGFGSRLISLADLIAAGAIVASLECNGPVFPYRAGRVDATGQGGGGAPKPFLNLTDLQESFRRQGFNNAEMIGLTACGHAFGGVTKKDFPDVMQDERQFQFFNNRTTLFDNGIVTQYLEGTTFNPLVVGVNATTNSDIRVFNSDQNATVKGLADPAAFTKTCTDLFTRMLNVVPAGVTLTDVIEPWDYKVGEARISVANNTDKLSMSTTLRLLNPKDNPRRQVKLVWVDTHGRCSQWSGCSALASGSTPITGSTFFQKGFGKTAIQYNFNIKDIDPSTSIGKFWFEIDERDGSRPTEVKNDDGKGYNIAQDDVLFDVTRSTLFTNADGTNFTSQIVIAVKDNLAGKAPINVETVDAYTAPLKYDVHEAKLDTRFKKTAGYTFFSLTPPTFRNAAFDVYYGQVVPQNLKVQHGQVAEALSKVQSLS; via the exons ATGCGCTACTTTCTGACACCTCTCGCTCTTGCTAGTAGCGCTGCGGTTATGGCGCAAGCGAAGATGTTCCACTGGCCTAACCGTCAGATGGAGATGTTGGACACCGTTTTCTTCGAGCAGACTGCCTTCCAAACCCCCGTCAGTAAGTGTGTGGTCAGAGATAACTCGACCGTCGCAGCTCAATGGGTCCGGATG GCGTTCCATGACATTGCGACACACAACATCGACGATGGAACCGGGGGCATGGACAGCTCAGTCTTCTTTGAGCTTGATCGTGGGGAG AACGCTGGATTGGCCAGAGCCTTTCCCGACTTCTTGGGCTTCGGTTCTCGATTAATCAGTC TCGCGGACTTGATCGCGGCTGGTGCGATCGTCGCATCCTTGGAATGTAATGGACCCGTCTTCCCTTACAGGGCTGGGCGTGTCGATGCAACTGgccaaggaggaggaggggcaCCGAAGCCGTTCCTGAACCTCACCGACCTTCAGGAATCGTTCAGAAGACAAGGATTCAACAATGCGGAGATGATCGGACTTACCGCCTGCGGGCATGCGTTTGGTGGCGTTACGAAGAAAGATTTCCCCGATGTCATGCAAGATGAACGCCAATTCCAGTTCTTCAACAACAGGACCACGTTGTTCGACAACGGAAT TGTTACACAATATCTTGAAGGAACAACCTTCAACCCGCTAGTGGTCGGTGTGAATGCGACCACTAATTCTGATATCCGAGTCTTCAATAGTGACCAGAACGCCACCGTTAAGGG TCTCGCCGATCCGGCAGCCTTCACCAAGACTTGTACAGACCTTTTCACAAGGATGCTCAACGTTGTGCCGGCCGGAGTCACTCTCACAGACGTCATTGAGCCATGGGATTACAAAGTAGGAGAAGCTCGTATCTCCGTGGCAAACAACACCGACAAGCTGTCGATGTCCACTACTCTCCGC CTCTTGAACCCCAAAGACAACCCCAGAAGACAAGTCAAGCTCGTGTGGGTCGACACACATGGAAGATGCTCTCAATGGTCAGGCTGCTCCGCTTTGGCTAGCGGGTCTACTCCCATCACCGGTAGTACTTTCTTCCAGAAGGGTTTCGGAAAGACAGCCATCCAGTACAATTTCAATATCAAGGACATCGACCCTTCCACATCCATCGGAAAATTCTGGTTCGAAATCGATGAGAGAGACGGTAGCAGGCCGACAGAGGTCAAGAACGACGACGGCAAAGGATACAACATTGCTCAGGACGACGTGCTATTCGACGTTACCCGAAGTACTCTGTTCACCAACGCGGATGGTACCAACTTCACCTCTCAGATAGTCATTGCC GTCAAAGATAACTTAGCAGGAAAGGCTCCGATTAATGTCGAAACGGTGGATGCCTACACCGCTCCCCTCAAATACGACGTGCATGAAGCCAAGCTCGACACACGATTCAAGAAGACCGCCGGATacaccttcttctccttgacGCCCCCGACTTTCAGGAATGCCGCGTTCGATGTGTACTACGGTCAAGTTGTTCCTCAGAACTTGAAGGTGCAGCACGGGCAGGTCGCTGAGGCGTTGAGCAAGGTTCAATCATTATCTTAA